Below is a genomic region from Vitis riparia cultivar Riparia Gloire de Montpellier isolate 1030 chromosome 5, EGFV_Vit.rip_1.0, whole genome shotgun sequence.
TAATGTTTATGGCatgattcaattttcaaatggtAATGCATTAACTGAAAGAATTATCAAATTCAATATTAATTCAAGtacttttttattctatttcttgTATCATTCAGTATAAAAGTTAGAAGCTAGAAATTAAGAAGTCATAGGAAacggattttattttttttttaatttttgaatttttcttactatttcttaacaaatattataaaaatattaagcgTCGCATCTTAGGCGAGTTTAGGTTAGGTTTGTGTTCTCGAAGTAAATAAATACTCAATGTGAATCTAACCCAACCTCTAACCTAACGTAAAATGTTTGACTTGAGTGTGCAATCCATCCTCGTCTTTTAAGCTTGAGTTAAGTTCAAGTTAAATTCGGATTAGGCTCCATGGGGTTGAGCTAACctgaatttttttaactttggtctttttattttaaatactaaataaaatattatgttgagacaataataaaaaagattgtctcatctcttcttttgtatttttctagttgaaataataattaaatttgatatttgtttttttgggccAGACTCGGATTGTAGTAAATTGCATCCCAAACCGAAATTTTAACCGAAGTTTAATCTCAgaattgaaaatgtttgtaGAAACCGCCTAAGGCATTGAATTGGGCCAAAGCCCTACAAATTTTCAGAATCCATTAAATCCATGAAGACGTAATATTTACATTCTGGGGCGGCTTTGATTTGGGCTGAGCAAAGGATGAACCTAAGCCCAATCGGAAAGCCACTCTGAGGGACTACCGTGTAATTTCACACCCAACATAAAACCATGTTTCGTCTTCTTCTATCTTCAACTGCAACCGCGACAGCAAAAACCCTAATCTAAACCCCCTCTCATCTTCAGGTTcgcttttctctctctaaaagaactttaatttaatttccattgtTCTTCAATCCCTTTGAAATCTCTCATTTCTTCTTTGGAAAGAAGTGAGGAAATTGCTTACAAAATGCTAGCCAAAACCCAATTCCAAATTCAGtgctcttatatatatatatatatttggagaATGGTTGTTCAAAAAGCTTCTTTTGTTTCtgcattttccctttttcctagatttttttgttaaacatGTATGTAAATTTGTAAAGCAGAAAAGATGTAGTGGAAAGTGAATCCAAATGCCTTAAAAGTGGCGAAGGGGCCATTTCTGTTCTAGTTTAGATTGTGGAAGAACCACTTCTGGCTTTTGAATGATCCATGGAATCAATTTGTTTTAGGGTTTGTATTAGAACGGTGCTAGATGCCCGATTCATGcatatctttcatatttttttttttaattttattgttgataTATCGACAGATTTCCTTGGCATCGATTTTGAAGGTAAAATGGCATTGAGAGGCGTGTGGCAGCTTCAAAAGCTGATTGTTAGCTATTCCGATTGGGGTGGAAGCAGCAGAGGTATCAGGTatatgctctctctctctctctctctcaataatTACATTGCATGTTTGTTTAATTAATCAGAATTTAGATATAGGATCTCTTGTTTATTATAGAAAAGTAAGGAAGATCATAGCAATGGGCATGGGATATATAGATTGACCCTACTATTGAAtaggggaattttttttttcttgtcaatCTTTTTGCAAAACCAAAACAAGACAGTTCAATTGCTGGTTGAGTTCCCATTTGTTTTGATATTACTTATGTAACACACAAAGTTAGTTCTGCTTGTGTAATATTTGACTGGTGAACGAATTCGAGATATTACTGAAGATTTTGCAATTGGGTTTCTATCTTGATGGAGCTAGCTTCTTGACATCCATCACATCTCATTTTATGTGTTTTAATTCCCATAGTCATTATGTTATACATAAACAAATGCTTGAAAGATAAGTAAATGTACTTGTGATATAAAGGTCTAGCCTTGAAGCACTAATTGTGATGACAGTTAAAGGACCAACTTGTGTAGTAATTTTGCTTTATTACATACAGTTTCAGCAATGGGTTTGGTGCAACTGGGCCTGCCCCTGGCCTGATTAGAGGCGGTAATTGGTTTTAGGATATTCATCCTTTGTCATTGGAGCATTAACAGTATAGTAATTGATACAGGTGGACATGCACATGTATAAGGTGAAAATAATCTTCAGACATGAGGGGGTCTCAACAAGTCTCTCTCCCAATGCCTCATGATGTTCCTAAATAGTTTTTTCACATTGTTAATTTTGACAACAATGAGCCACTGACCTCAAGATCATGATGAGCTCATGGTCTCTgggtaacttttttttaatatattagttGAGATATGTACCAGGTTATATACCATACCttgcctatccaaaaaaaaaaaggttaaatagcATTACTCTTGCCTGACTACTTATTTATATTAGCTCCCCCACCTAACACACACAGCCCTGGAGGAAAAAGATAAAGGAATGAAAAATGTATCACCTTTATAACTGGCACAGCAGGATTATACATACCTTCAAAAGGGATGGAATGGTATTGGAACTTCGAGTTCTTATGAACAATGTTCCTTTTAAGTAGCTAAGCTTGGGATGGCAAGGGAATGACAGGTTGTTGAGGGTGGTGTGTGGAAATGCATTTCGAGGAAATTATATGGTTGGCTAGAATTAGCTGTCCAATCAAAATGGATGATTAGCTTTATCAATTAAATAATGGGAGAAGAAAATAGACTGTAATTCTTAGAGGATATTTGATGTAAAGCATGGTGTCCTATAGTCTCTTCTGAGTCTAGGAGGTgctatagaaaatattttaatgaactcTCCATGGaatcttctttttcatttattttcctttctttcataTTCTATATGAGCATCCTACGTAGGGACattgaaaaattattggtgTCTGGCTCAACAACCTTGTGGATATCTAAGACATCACATATATAGTGGTGTGCCTGATACAATAGATATGCTCTTCTAGTAAGAACTATTGaactttttgtttaatttcacCCAAAATTGGGAGTTAAAACCTTGGCTACAATTTGTGACTATTGGCTCAGCATGGCATGTTGGCATATTACTATGCTTCACAGATTGGTCTGtacattttaaagcttaaattggTTTTGATAGCATTATATTGCCAGACATTCTATCAGGAAGCGAAATAACAGCAGGCAAATGGATGTAGTTCCCAGTAATTCTTGTAATCATTTCTGGATCCTGTACATAATGACTGAAGTTCAAAGAATATGCCACTATTGTTAGACCTTTTCTTCTTGGAGTGGATCGtcccataatttgaatcaaaaacCATTAATAACAATGCACTCCTGAAAGTTACCTTATTCATCTGCTTCTTAATCCCTTGCAGTTGTTTTCCTTGTGAACCATGTTGCATGGAATGCTTTTGTGCATTTAATCTGGCTCAGTATACCTGCCATGTGAAGTtagcaaatattttttgataggaattGAACAGTCATGCCAGATCattcttttttcctctattGGTAAATGTCTATCTTCTGAAAGTGAAAAAATCAAACTCTATATTCATTATCACTCTCTAATTCTCACCTCCAAAGATGTTGAGCAGCACCAGATGTTTCATCACAGTTCTTAGGAGTAATTCTTCAATAGTCTTGTAACAGCATTATTGAGGTTGCTTATAATTGGCTATTGGACTTGTTTGGTTTTTAGTCTCAGGTTAAggcattttaatttatttaattttggcATGGTTATGACATGCTCGTTTAAATCCATTCAGTTGTTCCATGTCTAAGCAGTAGATAACTTCTGACATCCATATTTATCTCCTAGGATGCTATTCATCTAGTGTCTCACATCCATTTTCTTTACCATACCAGTGATCTAATATTTGGTATGGCAGGGCATTTATGGAGTCCCACCTGCCAGCATTTAAAGAGAGCAATCCTAAGCTAGAGGTGGTTACTGAACTCATTCGTGGTCAGCACCCACACCTGAAGGGCTTTTACAGTAAGActctctcatctctctctctcaaaattgattttggatGCTGTATGATTTATGATATATGAGATCTTAGACCTAAATCACTACCTCGTACTTTCTTTATCCTTTTTAGGGAATGATCCATTTTTCAAATAGGACACAATGATAAGTCTATGGGTCTTACCTGTTTTATCATGTGGTCATCTAGGTGACATATATAGAGATTTCTAAGTTTGGACGTCTAAATGGAAGATGGTTATACTATGATAAAACAAATTGGGAAACACTTAGGTGGTGtgtgtttttttaacttaatatcgAATGTgatttgcttttagattttagattgttttttattttttattttttacttatttttaaatttttttgattgaataaaaaaaactaaaatatttggttttttactGAATCCTAAAAATGACTTTTTGAAATAATCAAAACACAATCTCACCATAACCCTTActctattaatatttaatacttaacaaaaataaaataacaaaaaaaccaacaacataataattaatactattaagttgtATTTTGAATTGAGttaaattaagttctatttagatttaagtaaaaaaaaacaaccgtCATCTTACTCTTGActgtttatttaaattggaTTGTTCATTCCCAATTTACTGAAATttgttgcatgagcccattaaGTTGATGTTCTGAGGAATGATTTATCTAGTAGTTTGCAAGGCCTTAAACTTGCACCTCGAGATATTCATCTGGCGCTTCTAAAGTGGTATTATCTTTTTGGAAGTTTAATACAACCTCAAATAAGGTCCAAGTTAAGCGAAGTCTACATAAATGAAGCCCTACTTGTTGAACATTCCTCAAAAAGACCATAACTTGAGTAGCAACCATGATATTAAGCTACAGTCAGAAAATTGAGCTCAAGGGTAGAATGATTTCTTTAAAGCTACTATGGAAATCTTGAATATCATGTAAATCCTATATCAGTCAGGCGGTAAATTTGATTAAAGCCAGGACAGGGGCAATGAGTGAAACTTTTTGctctttgaaaaataaattctacatcTGTCAGTTGTGTGTAGTTCAATTTCCACTCTTTTACCCCTTTATAGTTGGCTTCTTCCAAAGATTTAGGTTATgttttggttcctagaaaatttaagggaaagaaaataaagaggaaagtaaaagaaaataaaaagtaaagaaatttttttttaaagttcataaattatttttttatattacttcaaactcatttcacttattttaactcttctatattaagattaaataattttaaaatatataagtttttaactaaatttaattatatatttttttttcttttatatttttataatgaaaccaaatatgaaaaaattgtttttgttaacAGTTTTCTTTCCTAAACacttttcgagaaccaaatatagccttagTATTTTTCTTCATGCTTGAGTTTCTGCATATCTTGAAGGCTAAATCATCTCTTGTTGTGAATGCACAGAGAACAAGAACGAGCGGGTGATATGTGTGAAGAATATGACCCCAGAAGATGTACTCCACCATGCAACCAGGCTACGAAATGCGTTGGGAAGAAAGGTGCTGAAGCTGAAGACGAGGCATGTCACCAAACACCCAAGTGTTCAAGGTACATGGACAACTGCCATGAGAATTTGAGGTGCAAGGGAAATGACATAAGGAGcttgttttggaaaaatatcCCTAAATTGAGCAAAAAGCTCCATACACTTCTCTACTCGGATATGCACTTCTTCTTTACTCTTTTTTGGGaggtaaaaaaagaaaggggCAATGGTCTGTAGGAAAATCCAACTGCCATTTTGGTATAAAGTATAAACATGGCTGAGCAGGGACCTTGCTAGTCATGGTTAATGTAATATCTGAGTGAGTTTTGTTTAGATTGTGGATGGTCCCCTGCATTTTGGTCCTTTCCATGTTCCATGCAAATTATTCTCACATAAATGTGGTCAAATTGAACCTTGAATGCCCAAAACCATCTTTCCTGTCTTTGTTTTCAATTGCAGAACATAAACAGAACTGATTGGTTGTTCAAAAATAATTGAGCCTCAGTTGCAGACATGTTGTCATCCTTGGTTTTGTAGCTCTTTTGTTGgtagtttttttctttaaaaaggcTGGTTTAAgctgttgttttaaaaaacagtttctgaaaacactttttttttttaaatgattttgtagaataaaaataggtttaaaataacttttatatataatattttattgttaatcattcttcatatgtgtagttattttttttaaaaatagtctttGGAAATCAAGGGGAAacatttaaaaacaactaaaaatattttttgaaaataccaagttttttttgtttttaaaaatagaaaactgttttccattttttttggtGGTCTTGAATACCTAACTAAAGAAAACGATGCTTGGAAAAACAATCAAAGAAAttgtgaaataattttttagatttttttaaaataacttttacaaCTTCCTTAAATGCCTAATCTTTATAAGGTGCTTATAGCACTTCaggaatcactaccaaacagaCCCTTCTTCAAGCTATTACCATGGACATGGACCAAAAACAACAACTTTTGTTGAGCTTGAACATGTTAAGAATTTGATGTAGTAGAAAAGTTGATGTGTGCCCAGTGAAACACCACACTATTATTCGGGGCAAGTAATATCTCGAAGCTGTAAATTAGTATGTTACCCAATAAGACAAACAAAACTTTCCCGGAAAATTTCAAATACAAAACATGATTATGTGTATAAAAATTGTGACTGCCTCATTCTTTTAAGAAGCCTAAAAAATCCAGCCATGGGGTAATGGTACCTTTGAGAAACCCCAGAGCTGAAGCCTCGGATTCCAGCCTAAGTATTTGGGCAGGATAGGTATGAACCGTATGATACATTGAGATTTAATCATGCACCATTATTGGCGGCAGAGGCGGCCTCAGCAGCCTTCTTCTCCCTCtgtttctccctttttttcttgttttttgcaGCGTTCTTGCTCATTTCTCTGTATTATAGTGTTTAACAACATCATTAGCATTATAAGAATCAAAACAGGGCATGTTAAGAACAAATCTGTAGGTAGTGGACTTACTCTGTAGAGCTCCCTCCAAATAGCTGGTTTATTACACAAGCATTAAAACCGTCAGAAAACACATAAAAGCAATAGCTGACTcaataattcatattttaaagtcTAAAAACTACATTAATATGCACACGATGAAACCTAAAGCAATTGATAAAATCAACTTTGGGTCTTCACCTTGGGGTTTGGAACCCACACTGTGTCTCTTGCGGAAGTTTTaggatgatgaagatgatgataatAGGATGCGGGGGCGTTTTGATGTGATGTAAAGAAGTTATCATCTCTAAATCATTTTAAACACAAATTGTAACCGTCTTATTTTCTATGTTAGTAAAACCTcacccaaaacaaaaaaaaaaaaaaaaaaaaaaaaaaaaacaagattagAAACAAGgccactcatccatttcctaATTGACCTGGTTTTAGATAGGACCAATGAGATATAAAGAAACAAAtgttacaaaaatcaaaatataacccatttaaaaaaaatgaagaagaaatgaaatgGTTCTATCAACATGTACTGTCCTAAATGAGTTcagtcattaattataaaatttccaGATGTAGTTTTATGTACCTTGGTCTGAATGGCAGCTGCAGTCTTTGCATGTGGTGGACGATATGCAGCAGGTTTTTGAGTAGGAGGGTTGGCGGAAGTAGCTTTGTTA
It encodes:
- the LOC117913880 gene encoding 54S ribosomal protein L51, mitochondrial, yielding MALRGVWQLQKLIVSYSDWGGSSRGIRAFMESHLPAFKESNPKLEVVTELIRGQHPHLKGFYKNKNERVICVKNMTPEDVLHHATRLRNALGRKVLKLKTRHVTKHPSVQGTWTTAMRI